The following coding sequences are from one candidate division KSB1 bacterium window:
- a CDS encoding septum formation initiator family protein produces the protein MNRSRRFARGRSHLGLRKLFLALIPILLSLLYLSGSAGFINHYRLAQRRRQLEEKAQTLEARKAALQQEIDRLRGDPAYQEKVARELYGLCRADEVVFMMKLEEETTERAKK, from the coding sequence GTGAACAGATCGCGGCGCTTTGCGCGAGGCCGAAGTCATTTAGGGCTGCGCAAGCTCTTCCTTGCTCTCATACCTATCTTGCTCTCCTTGCTTTACCTCAGCGGGAGCGCCGGGTTTATTAACCACTACCGCTTGGCGCAGAGGAGACGGCAGCTGGAGGAGAAGGCCCAGACTCTCGAGGCACGCAAGGCTGCCCTGCAGCAAGAGATCGACCGGCTGAGGGGGGACCCCGCCTATCAAGAAAAAGTGGCGCGTGAACTGTACGGCCTTTGTCGCGCGGATGAGGTGGTCTTCATGATGAAGCTGGAGGAGGAGACCACTGAACGGGCGAAGAAGTGA